TCACCGACAATGCGCTGGTCGCAGCCAACGGCCTCCTGATCCCGGTCCAGCCCAACAACACGTCGCTCCGCGCCCTCCGACTGCTCATCGAGCAGCTGGCGGTGGTCGAAGAGGAGCTCCAGCTCCCCCGCCGCGAGCTGTACGGCCTGGTCCCGGGCATCTACCGACGTCCGCTCTCCGGCATCGCCCGCTACAAGATGGAGCAGCTGGAGCAGTACGGAACACCAGAAGACCCGTCGATCGCTCCGCTCCCGATCCTCGCGCACCTGCCGCTCGCAGCCGTGGTCGAAGAAGCGTGGCTCAGCGGCGAGACTGTCGTCGACTACAAACCGGCCGCGCCGATCGCCGACGCCTACCGGCGCATCGCCGTACGGCTCGACCTCGCAGCCGGGCTCGCTTCGGCGGACGAGTGGGATCGGCTTCCCCCGCTGGAGTCGCTGGTCGCAGATGGGGCCGAGCGCTCCTCAGCCTCGGTGGGAGGCAACTGACCCATGGCGAAGAAGGACTTCGCGGCGATGGAGAGCCGCCGCCCGTCCGGCGACAGCGCCGCGCGAGCAGCTCTGCGGAGCCGCATGGCGCATCCGACCAGCCTGCGGCTCGACGAGGTGCAGCCGAACCCGTTGAACCCGCGGTATGACGACGACGATCAGGAGGTGCGGGAGCTCGCAGAAACCTTGGCCCGGGTCGGACAGCTCCAGCCCACGCTGGTCGTCGCTCGCGAGCAGTTTCTGCAGGTTCATGCCCGGGTACCCGACCTTGGCCGAGAACAGGTCGGGAACGTGGTTCCAGTCCCACGTCGGACACACCGTGCCGTCAACCGGCACCGTCCCGCGCCCGACCACCTCGCGCGGGTCGGGAACGACCGCGGCGAGGACCTCACCGATCACCGGTCGCAGCAGGTCCCAGCGACGGCTGACCGTGGACTGGCTGACCCCGAACACCGCACCGGCGAAGTCCTGCGTCACGTTCTTCCTCAGCAAGCACACCACCATGGCCACCGACCGGAACAGCCCCAGCGCGATGGGCCGGCCACGGGACACGAACTTGTCGCCACACGCCACGTGCATCCGCGCCACCAGATCGGTGAGTTGCCCATCGTCTAGCCCCGTCATAGCCTCATACCGCAACAGCTCTTGCCCGATTCACTTCGATGTCTGCCCGACAACGAAACAAGACGGTAAGAGCTGTTGCACTTCAAGCGCGACACGCGCTCATGGGCAGATCGATACCCAACCTGCAGGGCGGTGCCGTCGAGCAGGCGCTCGATCGACTCGTCGATTACGCCAACCGGCGCAGCCGCTGCCCGGTCACCGCCCTACGCGGCTGGCTCGCGGCCGCCGCGATCACCACCGGCCCGGTGTTCCGGAAGGTCAGCAAGGGCAACCGGGCCCTGGACCGGCCGCTCAACCCGGCCTCGGTCAACGACCTCGTCCAGGCCGCGGCCGCCCGCGCCGAGCTCGCCGGCGGGCCCTACTCCGCGCACTCCCTGCGCGCCGGCTTCGTCACCTACGCCCACCTGCGCGGCGCCACCGACCGGGCCATCGCCCACCAGACCCGGCACCGCTCGCTCGCCACCCTCGGCGCCTACGTGCGCGTCGAGACCGCCTGGGAGGACAACGCGGCCACCCAGCTCGGGCTCTGACGCTCGAAGTCGACAGCGGCCGCTCGGAAATCGGGATGGTCCTGCACGTCGACGCGGTGCCTGCAGTGGGCGATGACCCACGAGGACCACGGCGTCGCCTTGCGGCGCCGGAGGACACCCCAGAGCTGGTCATCACCCAGGCTGGAGCAGCCGTGGAAGTAGCGGATGACGTGCGGGCGGGTGTAGGTCGCGGGCAGCCGGGTCGGCTTCGACTCAAGCGCCCAGGCGGAGCCGTGGCAGGGACGGATCGACAACGGCCGGAACTGGTCGAACGCGAAGCACCGGTTCGGGAATCGGCTGGTCACCTCCTCGATCCGGTCGAGCTTGGCGTCCTTGTCCGGATCCGTGGACTCCTTCCAGGTCCGCGTCCGCTGGAACGACACCCGATGCTCACGCAGCAGCTGGCGCAGCCGCTCACGACGGACGCGCACCGGCCGGTCCGGGTTCTGGCCAGATACGCGGCGAGCTTGCGCACACTCCAGTGCGTGAACGGGCGCCCGAGCGCGCCCGGGCGGGTCGTGGCCGTCGCGACGATGAACTCGATGTCCCCATCGCTGATCAGGCGGGACACCCCTCCCGCCCGCTGAGGGTCCAGTGCGGCCAACACCCGGTACCCCGGTGCCGGCGATCGCCCGCCTGCCTCTCCGCGACCCAGGGCGATTCATTTATCCACTTTTGGCCCATGGCGGTACCTGATCCGGAGTAGGCGGCTAGTTGGTGGCGCCGCTTCGTGACGAGCGTGGGGTCGATGCCCGAGGTCCCCTGGCGGGTGGATGTTGTGCCGGCAGGGGTTCCGCTGGGTAGGGGTTGCCCGTGAGGCTGGGCCGATCGGGGCCCCGAGGGCCGGGCTGGCTGGCCAATTCGGGTGGATTAGAACAGTGT
This sequence is a window from Amycolatopsis benzoatilytica AK 16/65. Protein-coding genes within it:
- a CDS encoding ParA family protein, with product MLIDCPPSLDILTDNALVAANGLLIPVQPNNTSLRALRLLIEQLAVVEEELQLPRRELYGLVPGIYRRPLSGIARYKMEQLEQYGTPEDPSIAPLPILAHLPLAAVVEEAWLSGETVVDYKPAAPIADAYRRIAVRLDLAAGLASADEWDRLPPLESLVADGAERSSASVGGN